Proteins encoded by one window of Haliotis asinina isolate JCU_RB_2024 chromosome 6, JCU_Hal_asi_v2, whole genome shotgun sequence:
- the LOC137286319 gene encoding TGF-beta-activated kinase 1 and MAP3K7-binding protein 2-like isoform X4, which yields MAAIQVIFHELKARYPEVPDEVVNSIMQQNGNDKEKCLQALQSYNDSYLFGSRGQNDQVTRRPQEVHITHEETTIPGPGQHRFISRNRDTGADIQTSISWPSDLTNSVNKEHGRQSPITAPVLPQDFAPFVQQNASQSPRQIPNINCTTYGGTDSSGTASPQSTGSPAEGRRAVRVYHYPSRSPTTPPVGASISPIPNQQQYVYRIQFGKDSGGMCTVAPQSSSMQNLQSLPTAVNQQGQYSPEAGPQSYAGSTAHVSNQYTHSSQATIFINKNTNNGQISPERPGNRTNNYSSFSRDPRLGVQLPMNATGQTSPVPGYGGVHQIPPGYNKPLSVTIRASGPEGAETKVRYFPSTPERSGSGYQLSGAHSPTRYGETDTGHHMPNYPTMSPASSQSSLSDESSRSDYNHRQRSGSLQDEVEYTQALLAHQNSRMGRLKSDYESELQKLEKLRAQVSQMEKNMLERRSARRNSFPGVDDIGKMRQANRKLQTDIQVMVNEIDMYKNGQTPFSVIDPIGQQNFFNNIPTGQHVHRNSFNANRPSDRTSESPPPVPPRESLSSVPPAPPTQPPAGSGDSEEGEQWSCSACTFLNHPALNKCECCEMPRAATGS from the exons atgGCAGCAATACAAGTCATCTTTCATGAATTAAAAGCACGGTATCCTGAAGTACCTGATGAAGTTGTCAACTCAATAATGCAACAG AATGGCAACGATAAGGAAAAGTGTCTGCAGGCCCTACAGTCATACAATGATTCTTATTTGTTTGGAAGTCGAGGCCAGAATGACCAGGTTACTCGTAGACCGCAAGAAGTGCATATCACACATGAAGAGACTACAATCCCTGGACCCGGTCAACACAGATTCATTTCTCGGAATCGTGACACAGGGGCAGACATTCAAACAAGTATATCATGGCCAAGTGACCTTACGAACAGTGTAAATAAGGAACATGGGAGACAGTCTCCTATCACTGCACCGGTATTGCCCCAAGACTTTGCCCCTTTCGTTCAGCAAAATGCCTCCCAATCCCCCCGACAAATCCCTAATATCAATTGTACAACTTATGGAGGAACGGACAGTTCAGGTACTGCCTCACCCCAGTCAACAGGGAGTCCAGCAGAAGGGCGTCGTGCTGTGAGAGTGTATCATTACCCTTCTCGGTCCCCAACCACGCCCCCTGTTGGGGCCAGTATCTCTCCCATCCCCAACCAACAGCAGTATGTGTATAGGATTCAATTCGGTAAGGACAGTGGGGGGATGTGTACTGTGGCCCCCCAGTCCTCCTCTATGCAGAATCTGCAGTCTTTACCCACTGCTGTTAATCAACAAGGACAATATTCGCCTGAAGCAGGACCTCAATCCTATGCAGGCTCGACAGCACATGTATCTAATCAATACACACATTCTTCACAAGCTACAATCTTTATTAATAAGAACACTAATAATGGACAAATTAGCCCTGAAAGGCCTGGAAATAGGACTAACAATTACTCAAGCTTTTCACGTGATCCGAGATTGGGTGTGCAGTTGCCCATGAATGCCACAGGGCAGACATCCCCAGTGCCAGGATATGGGGGAGTTCATCAGATTCCACCTGGATATAATAAACCATTATCTGTGACAATTCGAGCGTCAGGACCAGAAGGGGCTGAAACAAAAGTGCGATATTTCCCATCAACACCGGAGCGCTCAGGGTCAGGATACCAGTTGTCAGGGGCTCACTCTCCGACCCGATACGGA GAGACAGATACAGGGCATCATATGCCTAACTACCCAACTATGTCTCCTGCTTCTAGTCAAAGCAGCTTGAGTGATGAATCTTCGCGAAGTGATTACAACCATCGACAGAGGTCAGGAAGTCTGCAGGATGAGGTGGAATACACTCAGG CATTGCTAGCACACCAAAATTCTCGGATGGGTCGATTGAAGAGTGATTATGAATCCGAGCTTCAAAAGTTAGAGAAGTTACGAGCTCAAGTGTCTCAAATGGAGAAGAATATGTTGGAAAGAAGAAGTGCTAGAAGAAACAGTTTTCCAGGG GTTGACGATATAGGCAAGATGCGGCAAGCAAATAGAAAACTTCAGACAGATATTCAAGTGATGGtgaatgaaatagacatgtaTAAAAATGGCCAGA CGCCATTTAGTGTAATAGACCCTATTGGccagcagaatttcttcaacaACATACCCACAGGGCAACATGTCCATCGGAATTCCTTCAATGCTAACCGACCCTCAGACCGGACTAGTGAGT CTCCACCACCGGTTCCTCCCAGAGAGAGCCTCAGTTCTGTTCCCCCTGCCCCCCCTACACAACCCCCTGCGGGGTCAGGGGACTCAGAGGAGGGGGAGCAGTGGAGTTGTTCAGCATGTACGTTCCTGAACCACCCTGCCCTCAACAAGTGTGAGTGCTGTGAGATGCCCAGAGCAGCCACAG
- the LOC137286319 gene encoding TGF-beta-activated kinase 1 and MAP3K7-binding protein 2-like isoform X3 — MAAIQVIFHELKARYPEVPDEVVNSIMQQNGNDKEKCLQALQSYNDSYLFGSRGQNDQVTRRPQEVHITHEETTIPGPGQHRFISRNRDTGADIQTSISWPSDLTNSVNKEHGRQSPITAPVLPQDFAPFVQQNASQSPRQIPNINCTTYGGTDSSGTASPQSTGSPAEGRRAVRVYHYPSRSPTTPPVGASISPIPNQQQYVYRIQFGKDSGGMCTVAPQSSSMQNLQSLPTAVNQQGQYSPEAGPQSYAGSTAHVSNQYTHSSQATIFINKNTNNGQISPERPGNRTNNYSSFSRDPRLGVQLPMNATGQTSPVPGYGGVHQIPPGYNKPLSVTIRASGPEGAETKVRYFPSTPERSGSGYQLSGAHSPTRYGETDTGHHMPNYPTMSPASSQSSLSDESSRSDYNHRQRSGSLQDEVEYTQALLAHQNSRMGRLKSDYESELQKLEKLRAQVSQMEKNMLERRSARRNSFPGVDDIGKMRQANRKLQTDIQVMVNEIDMYKNGQTPFSVIDPIGQQNFFNNIPTGQHVHRNSFNANRPSDRTSESPPPVPPRESLSSVPPAPPTQPPAGSGDSEEGEQWSCSACTFLNHPALNKCECCEMPRAATGNVQPCHIHSAELCYCHH, encoded by the exons atgGCAGCAATACAAGTCATCTTTCATGAATTAAAAGCACGGTATCCTGAAGTACCTGATGAAGTTGTCAACTCAATAATGCAACAG AATGGCAACGATAAGGAAAAGTGTCTGCAGGCCCTACAGTCATACAATGATTCTTATTTGTTTGGAAGTCGAGGCCAGAATGACCAGGTTACTCGTAGACCGCAAGAAGTGCATATCACACATGAAGAGACTACAATCCCTGGACCCGGTCAACACAGATTCATTTCTCGGAATCGTGACACAGGGGCAGACATTCAAACAAGTATATCATGGCCAAGTGACCTTACGAACAGTGTAAATAAGGAACATGGGAGACAGTCTCCTATCACTGCACCGGTATTGCCCCAAGACTTTGCCCCTTTCGTTCAGCAAAATGCCTCCCAATCCCCCCGACAAATCCCTAATATCAATTGTACAACTTATGGAGGAACGGACAGTTCAGGTACTGCCTCACCCCAGTCAACAGGGAGTCCAGCAGAAGGGCGTCGTGCTGTGAGAGTGTATCATTACCCTTCTCGGTCCCCAACCACGCCCCCTGTTGGGGCCAGTATCTCTCCCATCCCCAACCAACAGCAGTATGTGTATAGGATTCAATTCGGTAAGGACAGTGGGGGGATGTGTACTGTGGCCCCCCAGTCCTCCTCTATGCAGAATCTGCAGTCTTTACCCACTGCTGTTAATCAACAAGGACAATATTCGCCTGAAGCAGGACCTCAATCCTATGCAGGCTCGACAGCACATGTATCTAATCAATACACACATTCTTCACAAGCTACAATCTTTATTAATAAGAACACTAATAATGGACAAATTAGCCCTGAAAGGCCTGGAAATAGGACTAACAATTACTCAAGCTTTTCACGTGATCCGAGATTGGGTGTGCAGTTGCCCATGAATGCCACAGGGCAGACATCCCCAGTGCCAGGATATGGGGGAGTTCATCAGATTCCACCTGGATATAATAAACCATTATCTGTGACAATTCGAGCGTCAGGACCAGAAGGGGCTGAAACAAAAGTGCGATATTTCCCATCAACACCGGAGCGCTCAGGGTCAGGATACCAGTTGTCAGGGGCTCACTCTCCGACCCGATACGGA GAGACAGATACAGGGCATCATATGCCTAACTACCCAACTATGTCTCCTGCTTCTAGTCAAAGCAGCTTGAGTGATGAATCTTCGCGAAGTGATTACAACCATCGACAGAGGTCAGGAAGTCTGCAGGATGAGGTGGAATACACTCAGG CATTGCTAGCACACCAAAATTCTCGGATGGGTCGATTGAAGAGTGATTATGAATCCGAGCTTCAAAAGTTAGAGAAGTTACGAGCTCAAGTGTCTCAAATGGAGAAGAATATGTTGGAAAGAAGAAGTGCTAGAAGAAACAGTTTTCCAGGG GTTGACGATATAGGCAAGATGCGGCAAGCAAATAGAAAACTTCAGACAGATATTCAAGTGATGGtgaatgaaatagacatgtaTAAAAATGGCCAGA CGCCATTTAGTGTAATAGACCCTATTGGccagcagaatttcttcaacaACATACCCACAGGGCAACATGTCCATCGGAATTCCTTCAATGCTAACCGACCCTCAGACCGGACTAGTGAGT CTCCACCACCGGTTCCTCCCAGAGAGAGCCTCAGTTCTGTTCCCCCTGCCCCCCCTACACAACCCCCTGCGGGGTCAGGGGACTCAGAGGAGGGGGAGCAGTGGAGTTGTTCAGCATGTACGTTCCTGAACCACCCTGCCCTCAACAAGTGTGAGTGCTGTGAGATGCCCAGAGCAGCCACAGGTAATGTCCAGCCTTGCCATATACACTCGGCAGAGCTGTGCTACTGCCACCACTGA
- the LOC137286319 gene encoding TGF-beta-activated kinase 1 and MAP3K7-binding protein 2-like isoform X1, producing MAAIQVIFHELKARYPEVPDEVVNSIMQQNGNDKEKCLQALQSYNDSYLFGSRGQNDQVTRRPQEVHITHEETTIPGPGQHRFISRNRDTGADIQTSISWPSDLTNSVNKEHGRQSPITAPVLPQDFAPFVQQNASQSPRQIPNINCTTYGGTDSSGTASPQSTGSPAEGRRAVRVYHYPSRSPTTPPVGASISPIPNQQQYVYRIQFGKDSGGMCTVAPQSSSMQNLQSLPTAVNQQGQYSPEAGPQSYAGSTAHVSNQYTHSSQATIFINKNTNNGQISPERPGNRTNNYSSFSRDPRLGVQLPMNATGQTSPVPGYGGVHQIPPGYNKPLSVTIRASGPEGAETKVRYFPSTPERSGSGYQLSGAHSPTRYGVSSHPSNHLPGQYQTASQSPFHVQQAPNQISVVNTTSSAFITPALPRFPSPSIAQPVIPLLGAQASSELGNLVLQETDTGHHMPNYPTMSPASSQSSLSDESSRSDYNHRQRSGSLQDEVEYTQALLAHQNSRMGRLKSDYESELQKLEKLRAQVSQMEKNMLERRSARRNSFPGVDDIGKMRQANRKLQTDIQVMVNEIDMYKNGQTPFSVIDPIGQQNFFNNIPTGQHVHRNSFNANRPSDRTSESPPPVPPRESLSSVPPAPPTQPPAGSGDSEEGEQWSCSACTFLNHPALNKCECCEMPRAATGNVQPCHIHSAELCYCHH from the exons atgGCAGCAATACAAGTCATCTTTCATGAATTAAAAGCACGGTATCCTGAAGTACCTGATGAAGTTGTCAACTCAATAATGCAACAG AATGGCAACGATAAGGAAAAGTGTCTGCAGGCCCTACAGTCATACAATGATTCTTATTTGTTTGGAAGTCGAGGCCAGAATGACCAGGTTACTCGTAGACCGCAAGAAGTGCATATCACACATGAAGAGACTACAATCCCTGGACCCGGTCAACACAGATTCATTTCTCGGAATCGTGACACAGGGGCAGACATTCAAACAAGTATATCATGGCCAAGTGACCTTACGAACAGTGTAAATAAGGAACATGGGAGACAGTCTCCTATCACTGCACCGGTATTGCCCCAAGACTTTGCCCCTTTCGTTCAGCAAAATGCCTCCCAATCCCCCCGACAAATCCCTAATATCAATTGTACAACTTATGGAGGAACGGACAGTTCAGGTACTGCCTCACCCCAGTCAACAGGGAGTCCAGCAGAAGGGCGTCGTGCTGTGAGAGTGTATCATTACCCTTCTCGGTCCCCAACCACGCCCCCTGTTGGGGCCAGTATCTCTCCCATCCCCAACCAACAGCAGTATGTGTATAGGATTCAATTCGGTAAGGACAGTGGGGGGATGTGTACTGTGGCCCCCCAGTCCTCCTCTATGCAGAATCTGCAGTCTTTACCCACTGCTGTTAATCAACAAGGACAATATTCGCCTGAAGCAGGACCTCAATCCTATGCAGGCTCGACAGCACATGTATCTAATCAATACACACATTCTTCACAAGCTACAATCTTTATTAATAAGAACACTAATAATGGACAAATTAGCCCTGAAAGGCCTGGAAATAGGACTAACAATTACTCAAGCTTTTCACGTGATCCGAGATTGGGTGTGCAGTTGCCCATGAATGCCACAGGGCAGACATCCCCAGTGCCAGGATATGGGGGAGTTCATCAGATTCCACCTGGATATAATAAACCATTATCTGTGACAATTCGAGCGTCAGGACCAGAAGGGGCTGAAACAAAAGTGCGATATTTCCCATCAACACCGGAGCGCTCAGGGTCAGGATACCAGTTGTCAGGGGCTCACTCTCCGACCCGATACGGAGTAAGTTCTCATCCCTCCAACCACCTCCCAGGCCAGTATCAGACAGCTTCTCAGTCTCCTTTCCATGTACAGCAGGCGCCAAACCAAATATCTGTTGTCAACACAACTTCTTCAGCTTTCATAACCCCTGCGCTACCACGCTTTCCTTCACCTAGTATAGCACAACCGGTCATTCCACTGCTGGGAGCTCAGGCTAGTAGTGAACTTGGTAACCTTGTGTTGCAGGAGACAGATACAGGGCATCATATGCCTAACTACCCAACTATGTCTCCTGCTTCTAGTCAAAGCAGCTTGAGTGATGAATCTTCGCGAAGTGATTACAACCATCGACAGAGGTCAGGAAGTCTGCAGGATGAGGTGGAATACACTCAGG CATTGCTAGCACACCAAAATTCTCGGATGGGTCGATTGAAGAGTGATTATGAATCCGAGCTTCAAAAGTTAGAGAAGTTACGAGCTCAAGTGTCTCAAATGGAGAAGAATATGTTGGAAAGAAGAAGTGCTAGAAGAAACAGTTTTCCAGGG GTTGACGATATAGGCAAGATGCGGCAAGCAAATAGAAAACTTCAGACAGATATTCAAGTGATGGtgaatgaaatagacatgtaTAAAAATGGCCAGA CGCCATTTAGTGTAATAGACCCTATTGGccagcagaatttcttcaacaACATACCCACAGGGCAACATGTCCATCGGAATTCCTTCAATGCTAACCGACCCTCAGACCGGACTAGTGAGT CTCCACCACCGGTTCCTCCCAGAGAGAGCCTCAGTTCTGTTCCCCCTGCCCCCCCTACACAACCCCCTGCGGGGTCAGGGGACTCAGAGGAGGGGGAGCAGTGGAGTTGTTCAGCATGTACGTTCCTGAACCACCCTGCCCTCAACAAGTGTGAGTGCTGTGAGATGCCCAGAGCAGCCACAGGTAATGTCCAGCCTTGCCATATACACTCGGCAGAGCTGTGCTACTGCCACCACTGA
- the LOC137286319 gene encoding TGF-beta-activated kinase 1 and MAP3K7-binding protein 3-like isoform X2: protein MAAIQVIFHELKARYPEVPDEVVNSIMQQNGNDKEKCLQALQSYNDSYLFGSRGQNDQVTRRPQEVHITHEETTIPGPGQHRFISRNRDTGADIQTSISWPSDLTNSVNKEHGRQSPITAPVLPQDFAPFVQQNASQSPRQIPNINCTTYGGTDSSGTASPQSTGSPAEGRRAVRVYHYPSRSPTTPPVGASISPIPNQQQYVYRIQFGKDSGGMCTVAPQSSSMQNLQSLPTAVNQQGQYSPEAGPQSYAGSTAHVSNQYTHSSQATIFINKNTNNGQISPERPGNRTNNYSSFSRDPRLGVQLPMNATGQTSPVPGYGGVHQIPPGYNKPLSVTIRASGPEGAETKVRYFPSTPERSGSGYQLSGAHSPTRYGVSSHPSNHLPGQYQTASQSPFHVQQAPNQISVVNTTSSAFITPALPRFPSPSIAQPVIPLLGAQASSELGNLVLQETDTGHHMPNYPTMSPASSQSSLSDESSRSDYNHRQRSGSLQDEVEYTQALLAHQNSRMGRLKSDYESELQKLEKLRAQVSQMEKNMLERRSARRNSFPGVDDIGKMRQANRKLQTDIQVMVNEIDMYKNGQTPFSVIDPIGQQNFFNNIPTGQHVHRNSFNANRPSDRTSESPPPVPPRESLSSVPPAPPTQPPAGSGDSEEGEQWSCSACTFLNHPALNKCECCEMPRAATGS from the exons atgGCAGCAATACAAGTCATCTTTCATGAATTAAAAGCACGGTATCCTGAAGTACCTGATGAAGTTGTCAACTCAATAATGCAACAG AATGGCAACGATAAGGAAAAGTGTCTGCAGGCCCTACAGTCATACAATGATTCTTATTTGTTTGGAAGTCGAGGCCAGAATGACCAGGTTACTCGTAGACCGCAAGAAGTGCATATCACACATGAAGAGACTACAATCCCTGGACCCGGTCAACACAGATTCATTTCTCGGAATCGTGACACAGGGGCAGACATTCAAACAAGTATATCATGGCCAAGTGACCTTACGAACAGTGTAAATAAGGAACATGGGAGACAGTCTCCTATCACTGCACCGGTATTGCCCCAAGACTTTGCCCCTTTCGTTCAGCAAAATGCCTCCCAATCCCCCCGACAAATCCCTAATATCAATTGTACAACTTATGGAGGAACGGACAGTTCAGGTACTGCCTCACCCCAGTCAACAGGGAGTCCAGCAGAAGGGCGTCGTGCTGTGAGAGTGTATCATTACCCTTCTCGGTCCCCAACCACGCCCCCTGTTGGGGCCAGTATCTCTCCCATCCCCAACCAACAGCAGTATGTGTATAGGATTCAATTCGGTAAGGACAGTGGGGGGATGTGTACTGTGGCCCCCCAGTCCTCCTCTATGCAGAATCTGCAGTCTTTACCCACTGCTGTTAATCAACAAGGACAATATTCGCCTGAAGCAGGACCTCAATCCTATGCAGGCTCGACAGCACATGTATCTAATCAATACACACATTCTTCACAAGCTACAATCTTTATTAATAAGAACACTAATAATGGACAAATTAGCCCTGAAAGGCCTGGAAATAGGACTAACAATTACTCAAGCTTTTCACGTGATCCGAGATTGGGTGTGCAGTTGCCCATGAATGCCACAGGGCAGACATCCCCAGTGCCAGGATATGGGGGAGTTCATCAGATTCCACCTGGATATAATAAACCATTATCTGTGACAATTCGAGCGTCAGGACCAGAAGGGGCTGAAACAAAAGTGCGATATTTCCCATCAACACCGGAGCGCTCAGGGTCAGGATACCAGTTGTCAGGGGCTCACTCTCCGACCCGATACGGAGTAAGTTCTCATCCCTCCAACCACCTCCCAGGCCAGTATCAGACAGCTTCTCAGTCTCCTTTCCATGTACAGCAGGCGCCAAACCAAATATCTGTTGTCAACACAACTTCTTCAGCTTTCATAACCCCTGCGCTACCACGCTTTCCTTCACCTAGTATAGCACAACCGGTCATTCCACTGCTGGGAGCTCAGGCTAGTAGTGAACTTGGTAACCTTGTGTTGCAGGAGACAGATACAGGGCATCATATGCCTAACTACCCAACTATGTCTCCTGCTTCTAGTCAAAGCAGCTTGAGTGATGAATCTTCGCGAAGTGATTACAACCATCGACAGAGGTCAGGAAGTCTGCAGGATGAGGTGGAATACACTCAGG CATTGCTAGCACACCAAAATTCTCGGATGGGTCGATTGAAGAGTGATTATGAATCCGAGCTTCAAAAGTTAGAGAAGTTACGAGCTCAAGTGTCTCAAATGGAGAAGAATATGTTGGAAAGAAGAAGTGCTAGAAGAAACAGTTTTCCAGGG GTTGACGATATAGGCAAGATGCGGCAAGCAAATAGAAAACTTCAGACAGATATTCAAGTGATGGtgaatgaaatagacatgtaTAAAAATGGCCAGA CGCCATTTAGTGTAATAGACCCTATTGGccagcagaatttcttcaacaACATACCCACAGGGCAACATGTCCATCGGAATTCCTTCAATGCTAACCGACCCTCAGACCGGACTAGTGAGT CTCCACCACCGGTTCCTCCCAGAGAGAGCCTCAGTTCTGTTCCCCCTGCCCCCCCTACACAACCCCCTGCGGGGTCAGGGGACTCAGAGGAGGGGGAGCAGTGGAGTTGTTCAGCATGTACGTTCCTGAACCACCCTGCCCTCAACAAGTGTGAGTGCTGTGAGATGCCCAGAGCAGCCACAG